A window of Phycisphaerae bacterium genomic DNA:
GTCCCGGACAATCGTACAGCCAAGCCATGGACGATTTCGTCGAAGCGCTCAAGCCGGTCGTCGAACATGCAGAGCGAGGAGGCGTGCGGCTTCTCGTTGAGCCGGAACCAGGGCTGCTCATCGAACGATTTGAGCAGTACGAGGAATTGGCCGAGCACATTGATTCACCGTACCTCGGCCTGAACTTCGACGTGGGCCATGCCTATTGCGTCGGTCAGGAGCCGTCGGAGTGGATAGGCCGAATGGCGCGACATTCAGCGCATTATCACTTCGAGGACATCGCCGCGACCCGCGTACATCAGCATCTAGTTCCGGGCCATGGGGCGATTGATTTTGCGGCGACGCTTGGTGCGATTCGCGCGACGGACTATGGCGGCTGGGTGACGGTCGAGTTGTATCCTTACGTCGACGACCCCGATGCCGCCGGGCGCGAGGCGAAGGACAATCTCGAACGAATTGCAGTTACGTTATGAGCCGCCTTCGCGCTTTTCTGCAATTGGTTCGGCTGCCAAACGTGTTCACGGCGCTGGCCGATGTAATCGCGGGCTACTGGCTGTTCAGCGGTACAGAACTATGGTCCGGCAGGCTCGCCTTCCTGATGCTGTCCTCGGCATGTCTTTACGTGAGTGGAATTGTTTTTAACGACCTTTGTGACCTAAAGATCGATCGCTGCGAACGGCCAAATCGACCGCTGCCATCCGGAGTGATCAGCCCTTATGCGGCCTTTACTTTAGGAGCTACGTTGGCGCAGACAGGCATTTTGATCACCTTCTTCATGACGGTCATCGGCCTTGAATCCGCACGATTGCTTTTCACGGCGCTGCTGCTGCTCGCGTCGATCATCTTGTACAATTTCAAGGCGAAAGCGACTCCGGCGGGTCCATGGGTCATGGGGATTTGTCGGGCATTGAACTTGTATCTGGGTAT
This region includes:
- a CDS encoding UbiA family prenyltransferase, producing MSRLRAFLQLVRLPNVFTALADVIAGYWLFSGTELWSGRLAFLMLSSACLYVSGIVFNDLCDLKIDRCERPNRPLPSGVISPYAAFTLGATLAQTGILITFFMTVIGLESARLLFTALLLLASIILYNFKAKATPAGPWVMGICRALNLYLGMSPFWSPGLQWPALAILASFFYVTSFSYFGRQEANTSNRRTLITGVVGVGASLLVLGLFAGLALAQSTFALVLWLGLCIHIGRVGLRAIRNPHPSTVQYAMKTFIFCIIVFDATIVSTAQDWPQVLIVLSLLIPALVLGRWIYST
- a CDS encoding sugar phosphate isomerase/epimerase family protein; amino-acid sequence: MNLRLAYSTNAYMRFDLLDALRRIAALGYHGVELMADTPHLWPSDTTPHRLDEVRAELDRLGLTISNINAFMMNKIGDKRQPYWHPSWIEPDAAYRQIRIDHSKAALTMARQLGAGNITTEPGGPLSPGQSYSQAMDDFVEALKPVVEHAERGGVRLLVEPEPGLLIERFEQYEELAEHIDSPYLGLNFDVGHAYCVGQEPSEWIGRMARHSAHYHFEDIAATRVHQHLVPGHGAIDFAATLGAIRATDYGGWVTVELYPYVDDPDAAGREAKDNLERIAVTL